Proteins from a single region of Streptomyces sp. Tu 3180:
- a CDS encoding DUF2630 family protein, producing MKDPEILRSIRAMAEEERRLRDSLTTPGTDGAAERERLGRLERELDQCWDLLRQRRARAEFGQDPDEARTRSQSVVEGYRS from the coding sequence ATGAAAGACCCGGAGATCCTGCGCAGCATCCGCGCCATGGCGGAGGAGGAGCGCAGGCTGCGTGACTCCCTGACCACGCCCGGCACCGATGGCGCGGCCGAGCGCGAACGACTCGGCCGGCTGGAACGGGAGCTGGACCAGTGCTGGGACCTGCTGCGGCAGCGCAGGGCCAGGGCGGAGTTCGGCCAGGACCCCGACGAGGCCCGCACCCGGTCCCAGTCCGTGGTCGAGGGCTACCGGTCCTGA
- a CDS encoding DNA starvation/stationary phase protection protein, whose translation MSIISSPLPDAERAVTGTALQDTLVDLLDLSMVAKQAHWNLYGPRFRSIHQQLDEVVTGARDYADQVAERAAALGISPDGRAGTVADGSGLPGFPEGWVADGDAVAALVRSFAALIRRLRARVEATATADPVTQDLLIGLTAEMEKQSWMFQAENRG comes from the coding sequence GTGAGCATCATCTCCAGTCCGCTGCCGGACGCGGAGCGCGCAGTGACCGGAACGGCCCTCCAGGACACCCTGGTCGACCTGCTCGACCTGTCCATGGTGGCCAAGCAGGCCCACTGGAATCTGTACGGTCCGCGTTTCCGCAGCATCCACCAGCAACTCGACGAGGTCGTCACCGGCGCCCGCGACTACGCGGACCAGGTCGCCGAACGGGCGGCGGCCCTGGGCATCAGCCCGGACGGCCGGGCCGGGACCGTCGCGGACGGCAGCGGGCTCCCGGGCTTCCCGGAGGGCTGGGTCGCCGACGGCGACGCCGTGGCAGCACTGGTCCGTTCCTTCGCGGCCCTCATCCGCCGCCTGCGCGCCCGTGTCGAGGCCACGGCGACGGCGGACCCGGTCACCCAGGACCTGCTGATCGGCCTCACCGCCGAGATGGAGAAGCAGAGCTGGATGTTCCAGGCCGAGAACCGCGGCTGA
- a CDS encoding YbhB/YbcL family Raf kinase inhibitor-like protein: MASPYDLIAEVPSFTVTSADFPDGGVLPLAQVSGIFGAGGTDTSPQLAWTGFPAETRSFAVTVYDPTAPTGSGFWHWAVVDIPVTVTELAAGAGDDRGEELPDGAWQLANDAGLRRYLGAAPPAGHGEHVYYIAVHAVDVETLGLDRGATPAFLGFNLSGHTLARAVVTARFAVN; this comes from the coding sequence ATGGCCAGCCCTTACGACCTCATCGCCGAGGTCCCGTCGTTCACCGTCACCAGCGCCGATTTCCCCGACGGCGGCGTGCTCCCCCTGGCCCAGGTCAGCGGCATCTTCGGAGCCGGTGGCACGGACACCTCCCCTCAGCTCGCCTGGACGGGCTTCCCCGCGGAGACCAGGAGCTTCGCCGTCACCGTCTACGACCCCACCGCCCCGACGGGCAGCGGCTTCTGGCACTGGGCCGTCGTCGACATCCCGGTCACGGTGACCGAGCTCGCGGCCGGCGCGGGGGACGACCGGGGCGAGGAACTGCCGGACGGGGCGTGGCAGCTCGCCAACGACGCCGGGCTCAGGCGCTACCTGGGCGCCGCGCCGCCGGCCGGGCACGGAGAGCACGTCTACTACATCGCCGTGCACGCCGTGGACGTGGAGACCCTCGGCCTGGACCGGGGCGCCACCCCGGCCTTCCTCGGCTTCAACCTCTCCGGACACACGCTGGCCCGGGCCGTCGTCACCGCGCGCTTCGCCGTGAACTGA
- a CDS encoding SsgA family sporulation/cell division regulator: protein MSQPRTRRPEDPLTLDVTLHNLFAPPQDASVPCRFTFGATAPFSVRLDLMTPSAPHVTWVIGRDLLSRGTEELSGEADVRIWPSRRHDDTPFLYLRLERADVLAAFMTEQAPIREWLAKTYEVVPMGGESDLVDWDTLVHALASPR from the coding sequence ATGAGTCAGCCGCGGACGCGCCGCCCCGAGGACCCTCTGACGCTCGACGTCACCCTCCACAACCTCTTCGCACCGCCGCAGGACGCCTCCGTGCCCTGCCGGTTCACCTTCGGTGCGACGGCTCCCTTCTCCGTGCGGCTGGACCTCATGACACCGTCCGCACCGCACGTGACCTGGGTGATCGGACGGGACCTGCTGAGCCGGGGGACCGAGGAACTCAGCGGTGAGGCCGACGTCCGGATCTGGCCTTCGCGGCGGCACGACGACACACCCTTCCTTTACCTGCGCCTGGAGCGGGCCGACGTCCTGGCCGCGTTCATGACCGAGCAGGCCCCCATCCGCGAGTGGCTGGCGAAGACGTACGAAGTCGTCCCCATGGGCGGCGAGAGCGACCTGGTGGACTGGGACACCCTCGTCCACGCCCTGGCGTCGCCCCGCTGA
- a CDS encoding helix-turn-helix transcriptional regulator codes for MIGRDRQYKQLVDLLAAAREGRGSSALVTGEAGIGKSSLAAEIVDAASASGFQVLSCHGVRGAGTVGFEGLHELLLPLLHRVDTLAPRQRTALEVAFGAEGEPADRLVTGLAAFGLLEEAAARTPLLVLVEDLHWLDLSTADIVAFLAARMGVMPVLLLATSRAERIYPDRSPRFKHRVPLAPLSQEDALELLSLRAPALSAPQRRHLIERAMGNPLALTEWSADPTLADGRASAARGRVPMGKRLEDSFLAEVALLPPGTQRALLVAAAGQDASSHEVLTAAQSLGLEQRDFAPAESYGLLRVGDGGFRFRHPLVGSAVYDNADSDMRSRVHTALAAAIVGTARATQHRAAAVTGWNENVAAELEELAVATGRRGALTEAAAAWRRAVSLTPVPTVRARRTVMAAEAARQAGATAEAVDLLTRAKPPAGDEASVMQLARTEWMLASTSTVLPDRGADELIALSRTLSSPDDRVEVLTWAAVRGYTRQDLSPEVTSAVAEELRRPGTAVTERQRLLRSIALVLIGSTDRLPPIERALSVFERQVRETDATLLNCLAFAYEDAHDLVGAERVWSAEADLFHRAARSSDETVALAGRSTVRLNAGAIAAGLADGEQALRLSVELELSVVGALCAANIARARAWRGEHDLASAALDTCTALSGLMPFARVTAIASWASAQLATDEGRYEDAVVHLLESVAHPPIGVWAGGDLADVAVRAGRPEAAEGWLEMATAALAVSGSDHLAMLVERTRALLAPPGDARNHFESALRHGERSAAHLDLAKTRLLYGEWLRRERHIMEARGHLSAALHVFETHHAQPLVRRTARELAAAGSVQPTQSPRTLDAGVVLTAQELHVARLAAQGHSNKQIADQLYLSHRTVGAHLYSAYGKLHINRRSQLAAALAAARD; via the coding sequence ATGATCGGGCGCGACAGGCAGTACAAGCAGCTGGTGGACCTCCTCGCCGCGGCACGGGAGGGGCGAGGCTCCTCCGCTCTGGTTACCGGTGAAGCCGGAATCGGCAAGAGCAGCCTCGCCGCCGAGATCGTCGACGCGGCGTCCGCCTCGGGTTTCCAGGTCCTGTCCTGCCACGGCGTCCGCGGGGCGGGCACGGTCGGTTTCGAAGGGCTGCACGAGTTGCTGCTGCCGCTCCTGCACCGCGTGGACACCCTGGCGCCGCGGCAGCGCACGGCCCTTGAGGTGGCGTTCGGTGCCGAGGGCGAGCCGGCCGACCGCCTCGTCACAGGGCTCGCCGCGTTCGGGCTGCTGGAGGAGGCCGCGGCCCGCACTCCCCTGCTCGTGCTGGTCGAGGACCTGCACTGGCTCGACCTGTCCACGGCCGACATCGTTGCCTTCCTCGCGGCCCGCATGGGCGTCATGCCGGTCCTGCTCCTGGCCACCAGCCGCGCCGAACGCATCTACCCCGACCGGAGCCCGCGTTTCAAGCACCGCGTGCCGCTGGCACCGCTCTCCCAGGAGGACGCGCTGGAGCTGCTCTCCCTGCGGGCGCCCGCACTGTCGGCGCCGCAGCGGCGCCATCTCATCGAGCGGGCCATGGGCAATCCGCTCGCCCTGACCGAGTGGTCGGCCGATCCCACGCTCGCCGACGGGCGGGCATCCGCCGCACGCGGCCGCGTCCCCATGGGCAAACGGCTGGAGGACTCCTTCCTCGCCGAGGTCGCCCTGCTGCCGCCGGGGACCCAGCGTGCCCTCCTGGTCGCCGCCGCGGGACAGGACGCCAGCAGCCACGAGGTGCTCACCGCGGCGCAGAGCCTCGGCCTGGAGCAGAGGGACTTCGCACCGGCCGAGAGCTACGGTCTGCTCAGGGTCGGCGACGGTGGCTTCCGGTTCCGCCACCCGCTGGTGGGCTCGGCGGTGTACGACAACGCCGACTCGGACATGCGCTCCCGTGTGCACACCGCGCTGGCCGCGGCCATCGTCGGCACCGCACGCGCCACCCAGCACCGGGCCGCGGCGGTCACCGGCTGGAACGAGAACGTGGCCGCCGAACTGGAAGAACTCGCCGTGGCCACCGGACGGCGCGGCGCGCTGACCGAGGCCGCCGCGGCGTGGCGGCGCGCGGTCTCGCTGACCCCCGTGCCGACCGTGCGGGCGCGGCGGACGGTGATGGCGGCGGAGGCCGCGCGGCAGGCCGGGGCGACCGCCGAGGCCGTGGACTTGCTGACCCGGGCGAAGCCCCCGGCCGGGGACGAGGCGTCGGTCATGCAGCTCGCGCGCACCGAATGGATGCTGGCCAGCACCAGCACCGTGCTCCCCGACCGGGGTGCTGACGAACTGATCGCCCTGTCGCGGACCCTCAGCAGCCCGGACGACCGGGTCGAGGTCCTCACCTGGGCGGCGGTGCGCGGCTACACCCGGCAGGACCTGTCCCCCGAGGTCACGTCCGCGGTGGCCGAGGAACTGCGGCGCCCCGGCACCGCCGTCACGGAACGGCAGCGGCTGCTGCGCAGCATCGCCCTGGTCCTGATCGGGTCGACTGACCGGCTTCCCCCGATCGAGCGGGCGCTGTCGGTCTTCGAGCGGCAGGTGCGCGAGACGGACGCGACACTGCTGAACTGCCTGGCGTTCGCCTACGAGGACGCCCATGACCTCGTCGGTGCCGAACGCGTCTGGAGCGCCGAGGCCGACCTGTTCCACCGCGCGGCGCGCAGCAGCGACGAGACGGTGGCTCTGGCCGGGCGCAGCACGGTCCGCCTGAACGCCGGCGCGATCGCAGCGGGCCTCGCCGACGGCGAGCAGGCATTGCGCCTGAGCGTCGAACTGGAGTTGTCGGTGGTCGGTGCGCTCTGCGCGGCGAACATCGCCCGGGCCCGGGCGTGGCGCGGCGAGCACGATCTGGCGAGCGCCGCCCTGGACACCTGCACCGCGCTGTCCGGGCTGATGCCCTTCGCCAGGGTGACGGCCATCGCGTCCTGGGCGTCGGCGCAGCTGGCCACCGACGAAGGCCGTTACGAGGACGCGGTCGTCCACCTGCTGGAGAGCGTGGCGCATCCGCCCATCGGCGTGTGGGCCGGCGGCGACCTCGCCGACGTGGCCGTGCGGGCCGGCCGGCCGGAGGCGGCGGAGGGCTGGCTCGAGATGGCGACGGCCGCCCTCGCGGTCAGCGGCTCCGACCACCTCGCGATGCTGGTGGAGCGGACGCGGGCGCTGCTGGCCCCGCCCGGTGACGCGCGGAACCACTTCGAGTCGGCCCTCCGGCACGGTGAACGGTCCGCCGCGCACCTCGACCTGGCCAAGACCCGGTTGCTCTACGGTGAGTGGCTCCGGCGCGAGCGGCACATCATGGAGGCCCGAGGCCACCTCTCGGCAGCGCTGCACGTCTTCGAGACGCACCACGCGCAACCGCTCGTGCGGCGGACGGCGAGGGAGCTGGCCGCGGCCGGCAGCGTCCAGCCGACGCAGTCGCCGCGCACCTTGGACGCCGGTGTCGTGCTCACCGCCCAGGAGCTGCACGTCGCCCGGCTGGCCGCCCAGGGGCACTCCAACAAGCAGATCGCCGACCAGCTGTACCTCTCCCACCGCACCGTCGGGGCACATCTGTACAGCGCCTACGGCAAGTTGCACATCAACCGGCGGTCCCAGCTCGCGGCCGCCCTCGCGGCCGCACGCGACTGA
- a CDS encoding alpha/beta hydrolase: protein MPFITVGQENTTDIELYYEDHGTGRPVVLIHGFPLDGHSWEKQTAALLDAGYRVITYDRRGFGRSSQPTTGYDYDTFAADLNTVLETLDLQGVTLVGFSMGTGEVGRYLGTYGSARVAKAAFLASLEPFLLKTDDNPNGAADQAFFQDISDTVKNDRYAYYTAFYRDFYNLDDNLGTRISEEAVRNSWNTAASGGSYAASAAPLTWPTDFRADIPRIDVPALILHGTADNILPIDSTARPFHKALPHADYVEVDGAPHGLLWTHAAEVNEALLAFLAR, encoded by the coding sequence ATGCCGTTCATCACCGTCGGCCAGGAGAACACCACCGACATCGAGCTGTACTACGAGGACCACGGCACGGGCCGGCCGGTCGTCCTGATCCACGGCTTCCCGCTGGACGGGCACTCCTGGGAGAAGCAGACCGCCGCCCTGCTGGACGCCGGTTACCGCGTCATCACCTACGACCGCCGCGGTTTCGGCCGCTCCTCGCAGCCCACCACCGGCTACGACTACGACACCTTCGCCGCCGACCTCAACACGGTGCTGGAGACCCTCGACCTCCAGGGCGTCACCCTCGTCGGCTTCTCGATGGGCACCGGCGAGGTCGGCCGCTACCTCGGCACCTACGGCTCCGCCCGCGTCGCCAAGGCGGCCTTCCTGGCCTCCCTGGAGCCCTTCCTGCTGAAGACCGACGACAATCCGAACGGCGCCGCCGACCAGGCCTTCTTCCAGGACATCTCCGACACGGTCAAGAACGACCGCTACGCCTACTACACCGCGTTCTACCGGGACTTCTACAACCTGGACGACAACCTCGGCACCCGGATCAGCGAGGAAGCGGTCCGCAACAGCTGGAACACCGCCGCCTCCGGTGGCTCCTACGCGGCCTCCGCCGCGCCCCTGACCTGGCCCACCGACTTCCGCGCGGACATCCCCAGGATCGACGTTCCGGCGCTCATCCTGCACGGCACCGCCGACAACATCCTCCCCATCGACTCGACCGCCCGCCCCTTCCACAAGGCCCTCCCGCACGCCGACTACGTCGAGGTCGACGGTGCCCCGCACGGCTTGCTGTGGACCCACGCCGCCGAGGTGAACGAGGCGCTCCTCGCCTTCCTCGCCAGGTGA
- a CDS encoding cyclic nucleotide-binding domain-containing thioredoxin-disulfide reductase: MATSFPEIGDRPEDLAALASVRLTEEQLARAVRYAEPEHVADRQVLSEVGDDSGDLLLCGSARLEAVRPSAGRDEDQVLMRYGPGQFVGELGLLTGQRRHLRVRVRRPGTVHRVDPPSFRLLMARDTELSDLFLRAFLARRRLLRQATAQTLRVVGDAESATGMRLRTFLARQGVAHAWLAHTSAEGTALLRAAGPGDTDLPVAVIGSEVLAGVTPGSLSERLDLAYRHTGDGTADLTVVGAGPAGLAAAVHGASEGLRTVLLDAVATGGQAATSARIENYLGFPFGLSGADLTARAAVQALKFGARIASPCSVVALEPGPREHVVTLSDGERIRTRAVVLATGAAYRALPVDRWTELTGRGIFYAATDLEAQTVAGAPVAVVGGANSAGQAALHLARHAQAVTLVVRGGDLGTRMSAYLVERILGDPRITVLTGTEVTGLHGGERLDAVTLTHRDGAARRVACAGLFCFIGAEPATEWLHGVALDDKGFVRTDLTLSEADLGPRWREEGRRPLPYETSVAGVFAAGDVRSSSLKRVAAAAGDGAGAVRSVHQYLALAART; this comes from the coding sequence ATGGCGACCTCCTTTCCCGAGATCGGCGACCGTCCCGAGGACCTCGCCGCCCTGGCCTCGGTCCGGCTGACCGAGGAACAGCTCGCCCGAGCGGTCCGGTACGCCGAGCCGGAGCACGTGGCCGACCGGCAGGTGCTGTCCGAGGTCGGGGACGACTCAGGTGACCTGCTGCTGTGCGGCAGCGCCCGCCTGGAGGCCGTGCGGCCGTCCGCCGGCCGGGACGAGGACCAGGTGCTGATGCGCTACGGTCCCGGCCAGTTCGTCGGCGAACTCGGCCTCCTCACCGGTCAACGCCGGCACCTTCGGGTGCGGGTGCGCAGACCGGGCACCGTGCACCGGGTCGATCCGCCGTCGTTCCGGCTGCTCATGGCCCGGGACACCGAGCTGTCCGATCTCTTCCTGCGCGCCTTCCTCGCCCGGCGCAGGCTGCTCCGGCAGGCCACCGCGCAGACGCTCCGGGTGGTGGGCGACGCGGAGTCGGCCACCGGCATGCGGCTGCGGACCTTCCTCGCCCGCCAGGGGGTCGCTCACGCGTGGCTTGCGCACACGTCGGCCGAGGGAACCGCCCTGCTCCGGGCCGCCGGTCCGGGAGACACCGACCTGCCGGTCGCCGTGATCGGCTCCGAGGTGCTCGCGGGCGTCACCCCCGGCTCGCTCAGTGAGCGGCTCGACCTCGCCTACCGCCACACCGGCGACGGCACCGCGGACCTGACCGTGGTGGGCGCCGGCCCCGCCGGTCTCGCGGCCGCGGTCCACGGGGCCTCCGAGGGGCTGCGCACGGTGCTGCTCGACGCCGTCGCCACCGGTGGGCAGGCCGCCACCAGCGCACGGATCGAGAACTACCTCGGTTTCCCGTTCGGGCTGAGCGGCGCCGACCTCACCGCGCGAGCCGCCGTGCAGGCGCTGAAGTTCGGCGCCAGGATCGCCAGCCCGTGCAGCGTCGTCGCGCTGGAGCCCGGCCCGCGCGAGCACGTGGTGACGCTGTCCGACGGCGAGCGGATCCGGACGCGGGCCGTGGTCCTCGCCACCGGCGCCGCGTACCGGGCCCTGCCCGTCGACCGGTGGACCGAACTGACCGGACGGGGCATCTTCTACGCCGCCACGGACTTGGAGGCCCAGACCGTGGCCGGAGCCCCGGTCGCCGTGGTGGGCGGGGCCAATTCGGCGGGGCAGGCGGCACTGCACCTCGCGCGTCACGCGCAGGCGGTCACCCTGGTGGTGCGCGGCGGCGACCTGGGGACCAGGATGTCCGCCTACCTGGTCGAGCGCATCCTGGGGGACCCGCGCATCACCGTCCTGACCGGCACGGAGGTGACCGGGCTGCACGGCGGCGAACGGCTGGACGCGGTGACGCTCACGCACCGCGACGGTGCGGCGCGACGGGTCGCCTGCGCCGGGCTGTTCTGCTTCATCGGGGCCGAGCCGGCCACCGAGTGGCTGCACGGGGTGGCCCTGGACGACAAGGGCTTCGTCCGCACGGACCTCACGCTGTCGGAGGCGGACCTGGGACCGCGGTGGCGGGAGGAGGGACGCCGGCCACTGCCGTACGAGACCAGCGTGGCGGGCGTGTTCGCCGCGGGCGACGTCCGGTCGTCGTCGCTCAAGCGGGTCGCGGCGGCCGCCGGCGACGGCGCCGGGGCCGTCCGCTCGGTGCACCAGTACCTGGCCCTGGCCGCACGTACCTGA
- a CDS encoding alpha/beta hydrolase, whose product MPTHLADQAETRYVAGPRGERFAYRRFGRAGTRPLVMHMRLRGTIDHWDPALLDPLADRREVVVFDNRGTNFSTGAPPSTMEGLVEGSLAFMEALRLDDVDVLGWSMGGIVAQGVALTAPGLVSRLVVAGSSPGGVPGLPAPPERVARITGKDVNDDEDFLHLFFPGTARARAAGLASLRRLDRRLGQSKAVVGPEAFHGQVAAISGFGGYWDRQAELTLPVLAANGAQDVMIHAYATYAMSQRLPDAKVVLYSDAGHGFLFQHAEDFAREVNAFLDR is encoded by the coding sequence ATGCCCACTCACCTCGCCGATCAGGCCGAGACCCGGTACGTGGCGGGGCCGCGGGGCGAGCGTTTCGCCTACCGCCGCTTCGGCCGCGCCGGCACCCGCCCGCTGGTGATGCACATGCGGCTGCGCGGCACGATCGACCACTGGGACCCGGCGCTGCTCGACCCGCTGGCGGACCGGCGTGAAGTCGTCGTCTTCGACAACCGCGGCACCAACTTCTCCACCGGTGCACCGCCGTCGACCATGGAGGGCCTGGTCGAAGGGTCCCTGGCCTTCATGGAAGCGCTGAGGCTCGACGACGTCGACGTGCTGGGCTGGTCGATGGGCGGCATCGTCGCGCAGGGCGTGGCCCTGACCGCGCCCGGTCTGGTCAGCCGGCTGGTCGTGGCGGGAAGTTCACCGGGCGGCGTCCCCGGCCTGCCGGCGCCGCCGGAGCGCGTCGCGCGGATCACCGGCAAGGACGTCAACGACGACGAGGACTTCCTCCACCTGTTCTTCCCCGGGACGGCCAGGGCTCGCGCCGCCGGGCTGGCCTCCCTGCGGCGTCTCGACCGGCGGCTGGGGCAGTCGAAGGCCGTGGTGGGCCCCGAGGCGTTCCACGGCCAGGTCGCGGCCATCAGCGGCTTCGGGGGGTACTGGGACCGGCAGGCGGAACTCACGCTCCCCGTGCTGGCCGCCAACGGAGCCCAGGACGTGATGATCCACGCCTACGCCACGTACGCGATGTCCCAGCGGTTGCCCGACGCCAAGGTCGTGCTCTACAGCGACGCCGGGCACGGTTTCCTGTTCCAGCACGCGGAGGACTTCGCCCGCGAGGTCAACGCGTTCCTGGACCGCTGA
- a CDS encoding helix-turn-helix domain-containing protein, giving the protein MARLCESQRHDHHDVYAAQCPCRDVLDLLANKWSALAIGAMEEGPQRFGALQRRLEGVSPKVLTATLRRLQDRGFVERTVYPAVPLHVEYELTALGRSVAEPLAQLRGWVEEHMDEIA; this is encoded by the coding sequence ATGGCGAGGCTCTGCGAGTCCCAGCGGCACGATCACCACGACGTGTACGCAGCCCAATGTCCGTGCCGTGACGTGCTCGACCTCCTGGCGAACAAGTGGTCGGCACTGGCCATCGGGGCCATGGAGGAGGGCCCGCAGCGCTTCGGAGCCCTGCAGAGGCGCCTTGAGGGGGTGAGCCCCAAGGTGCTCACCGCCACGCTGCGCCGGCTGCAGGACCGGGGATTCGTGGAACGGACCGTCTACCCGGCGGTACCGCTGCACGTCGAGTACGAACTGACCGCGCTCGGCCGCAGCGTGGCGGAACCCCTGGCCCAGCTGCGCGGCTGGGTGGAGGAGCACATGGACGAGATCGCCTGA
- a CDS encoding zinc-binding alcohol dehydrogenase family protein, with the protein MSQIPPTMPAVAYRKSLPVDRAESLLDTTLPVPEPGPRDLLVRVEAVAVNPVDYKVRQNNDPGGEPKVLGWDAAGVVVAVGDAVESFRVGDEVFYAGALDRPGADSLFHAVDERIVGHKPASLTFAEAAALPLTSLTAWEGLFEHLGLHTGALRQTGTLLVTAAAGGVGAMVSQLARALTSLTVIGTASRPETVEFARRMGAAHLVDHRRPLVPQVREVAPDGVDFVFGTTATDRNLAAYADLVKPFGRVVAIDDFGPVEIGLLKSKSISFHWEFMFTRSLHRTADLAEQGRILDQVSRLVDAGVLTTTATTDLGTINAEHLREAHRILESGKAIGKITLTGF; encoded by the coding sequence ATGAGCCAGATCCCGCCGACCATGCCCGCCGTCGCCTACCGCAAGAGCCTGCCGGTGGACCGGGCGGAGAGTCTCCTGGACACGACCCTGCCGGTACCCGAGCCAGGGCCGCGGGACCTGCTCGTGCGGGTCGAGGCCGTCGCGGTCAACCCGGTCGACTACAAGGTCCGGCAGAACAACGACCCCGGCGGCGAGCCCAAGGTCCTCGGCTGGGACGCGGCGGGCGTCGTGGTCGCCGTCGGCGACGCGGTCGAATCGTTCCGGGTGGGTGACGAGGTCTTCTACGCCGGGGCCCTGGACCGGCCGGGCGCCGACTCCCTCTTCCACGCGGTGGACGAGCGCATCGTCGGCCACAAGCCCGCTTCGCTCACCTTCGCCGAGGCGGCGGCCCTGCCGCTGACGTCGCTGACCGCGTGGGAGGGCCTGTTCGAGCACCTCGGTCTGCACACCGGGGCCCTCAGGCAGACGGGCACCCTGCTGGTCACCGCCGCCGCGGGAGGTGTCGGCGCCATGGTCTCCCAGCTGGCCCGGGCCCTGACGAGCCTGACGGTGATCGGAACCGCCTCCCGGCCCGAGACCGTCGAGTTCGCCCGGCGCATGGGCGCCGCCCACCTCGTCGACCACCGCCGGCCCCTCGTCCCGCAGGTGCGGGAGGTGGCCCCGGACGGTGTGGACTTCGTCTTCGGCACCACCGCGACCGACCGGAACCTGGCCGCCTACGCCGACCTCGTCAAGCCTTTCGGGCGCGTCGTGGCCATCGACGACTTCGGCCCGGTCGAGATCGGTCTGCTCAAGTCCAAGAGCATCTCGTTCCACTGGGAGTTCATGTTCACCCGGTCGTTGCACCGGACCGCCGACCTGGCGGAACAGGGCCGGATCCTCGACCAGGTCTCCCGGCTGGTCGACGCCGGCGTCCTCACCACCACGGCCACCACCGACCTCGGCACGATCAACGCCGAGCACCTGCGCGAGGCCCACCGGATCCTGGAGTCCGGCAAGGCCATCGGCAAGATCACGCTGACCGGCTTCTGA
- a CDS encoding MBL fold metallo-hydrolase has translation MLTIDVFTSDYKPIAATAPGWDTGVPATWPASTATLVHGRREAVLVDALITVAEARRLTGFIRATGKTLTTVYVTHGHADHFLGLPVVLEAFPEAAAVALPEVVPHAEVQLTAPVLAYWESLFPGALPAGPVAPRALAGEVIDLEGHELRPVRVGQSDTDPSSVLHVPDLDAVVGGDVAYNGIHMWLAQTDSRARERWLGALDTLAALRPARLVAGHQPPGADEEDAAGIIDASRRYLTDFEAAVQAGGSAADVVRAMNVAHGGRGNPYTLHVSAAAQFAQTA, from the coding sequence GTGCTGACGATCGACGTCTTCACCAGCGACTACAAGCCCATCGCCGCCACGGCGCCGGGCTGGGACACCGGAGTGCCGGCGACCTGGCCGGCCAGTACCGCGACGCTCGTCCACGGGCGGCGCGAGGCGGTGCTGGTCGACGCCCTCATCACCGTCGCCGAGGCCCGCCGGCTGACCGGCTTCATCCGCGCCACGGGCAAGACCCTCACGACCGTCTACGTCACCCACGGGCACGCCGACCACTTCCTGGGACTGCCGGTCGTACTGGAAGCGTTCCCCGAGGCCGCGGCGGTGGCGCTGCCCGAGGTCGTGCCGCACGCCGAGGTGCAGTTGACCGCGCCGGTCCTCGCGTACTGGGAGTCGCTGTTCCCCGGGGCGCTGCCGGCCGGCCCCGTGGCGCCGCGAGCCCTGGCCGGGGAGGTCATCGACCTCGAAGGACACGAACTGAGGCCGGTGCGGGTCGGTCAGAGCGACACCGATCCGTCGAGCGTGCTGCACGTGCCGGACCTCGACGCGGTGGTGGGCGGCGACGTCGCCTACAACGGCATCCACATGTGGCTCGCGCAGACCGACAGCCGGGCACGCGAACGGTGGCTCGGCGCCCTGGACACGCTGGCGGCCCTCCGGCCGGCCCGGCTGGTCGCCGGTCACCAGCCGCCCGGTGCCGACGAGGAGGACGCTGCCGGGATCATCGACGCCTCCCGCCGTTACCTGACGGACTTCGAGGCGGCCGTGCAGGCCGGCGGCAGCGCCGCCGACGTGGTCCGCGCCATGAACGTGGCACACGGCGGCCGAGGCAACCCGTACACCTTGCACGTCTCCGCCGCCGCCCAGTTCGCGCAGACCGCCTGA